A DNA window from Luteolibacter luteus contains the following coding sequences:
- a CDS encoding DMT family transporter: MSPEPVVAPLRKPLDAYSSISMVVLCLLWGLQQVAIKACAIQMSPTVQVSLRSLLAAFLVTGMMLLRRESLSLRDGTFRPGVLVGLLFGAEFLAVSVGLNYTTAGHMTVFLYTAPIFTVLGFHWLVREERMNRAQWLGVAISFAGIVMAFSGSLFVPGGRNLLIGDAFGTLGGILWAATTLVIRGSRLSEAPATKTLLYQLIGAAVLGLPFAWFTGRMDHITWGPMLWGNLVFQTLVVAFASYLFWFFLLTKYLASRLSVFSFLTPLFGVTFGVLLLNEPLDWRFVLGAVLVLAGIMVVNRK, from the coding sequence TTGAGTCCGGAACCCGTCGTCGCCCCGCTGCGCAAGCCCCTCGATGCTTATAGCAGCATTTCGATGGTGGTGTTGTGTCTGCTCTGGGGATTGCAGCAGGTGGCCATCAAGGCCTGTGCGATTCAGATGAGTCCGACCGTGCAGGTCAGCCTGCGCTCGCTCCTCGCGGCCTTTCTCGTGACCGGGATGATGCTACTCCGCCGCGAAAGCCTCTCCCTGCGCGATGGCACCTTCCGCCCCGGCGTGCTCGTGGGCCTGCTCTTCGGGGCCGAGTTCCTCGCCGTCTCGGTCGGCCTGAACTACACGACCGCGGGGCACATGACCGTGTTCCTTTACACGGCTCCCATCTTCACGGTTCTCGGCTTCCACTGGCTCGTCCGGGAAGAGCGGATGAACCGCGCGCAATGGCTCGGTGTCGCCATCTCCTTCGCCGGGATCGTGATGGCCTTCTCCGGCAGCCTCTTCGTACCCGGTGGTAGGAATCTCCTGATTGGCGATGCCTTCGGCACCTTGGGCGGCATCCTCTGGGCGGCGACCACCTTGGTCATCCGCGGCAGCCGCCTCTCCGAAGCGCCTGCGACGAAGACCCTCCTCTACCAACTCATCGGCGCCGCCGTGCTCGGCTTGCCTTTCGCATGGTTCACCGGCCGCATGGATCACATCACTTGGGGCCCGATGCTATGGGGAAACCTCGTCTTCCAGACCTTGGTCGTTGCCTTCGCCAGCTACCTCTTCTGGTTCTTTCTCCTCACCAAGTACCTCGCTTCGAGGCTCTCCGTCTTCTCGTTCCTCACGCCCTTGTTCGGCGTCACCTTCGGAGTACTTCTCTTGAACGAACCCCTCGACTGGCGCTTTGTCCTCGGCGCGGTTCTAGTTCTCGCCGGCATCATGGTCGTGAACCGGAAGTAG
- a CDS encoding Gfo/Idh/MocA family oxidoreductase, whose protein sequence is MNLTRRQTLKSLAALATIQIVPSRVLGLAGQTPPSEEITRAIIGCGGISASHLDMPGRLLALCDVDQSHLDQRMKDTGGEEKGIKGYHDFREVLQRKDIDVIHVATPPHWHALMAIEAAKSGKDIWCEKPMSRTIGEGIAMVKAVEKYERVFRLNTWFRFKDAFYGMGVPVKQIKKAAMHDVLGWPLKITVSGVTGFDWKLGIWVGQKGLPEQPVPQGFDYDFWLGPAPKKPYNENRTHAKFRGYWDYDGGGLGDMGQHYLDPAQYILNKDDTAPISVEIDADPQDADAIGTWRRIEFTYADGCKVILDGANADKDAKYIEGPKGWITKGFESNIPDLEKKLAGLPDPEPQITDFHESVRTRKKFALNEQNGFWSCTMVNMGVTAHRLNKSLKFDPKTLKFDDEEANKLIHQPMRGPWKIEV, encoded by the coding sequence ATGAACCTGACCCGCCGCCAAACCCTCAAGTCCCTCGCCGCCCTCGCGACCATCCAGATCGTGCCGAGCCGTGTGCTCGGCCTCGCCGGACAGACTCCTCCTTCGGAGGAGATCACGCGGGCGATCATCGGTTGCGGCGGGATCTCCGCATCGCACCTCGACATGCCGGGCAGGCTGTTGGCGCTGTGTGATGTGGACCAATCCCATCTCGACCAGCGGATGAAGGACACCGGCGGCGAGGAAAAGGGCATCAAGGGCTATCACGACTTCCGCGAGGTCCTGCAGCGCAAGGACATCGATGTCATCCACGTCGCCACACCTCCCCATTGGCACGCGCTCATGGCGATCGAGGCCGCGAAGTCGGGCAAGGACATCTGGTGTGAGAAGCCGATGAGCCGGACGATCGGCGAAGGCATCGCGATGGTGAAGGCGGTGGAGAAGTATGAGCGGGTCTTCCGCCTCAATACCTGGTTCCGCTTCAAGGATGCCTTCTACGGCATGGGTGTGCCGGTGAAGCAGATCAAGAAAGCGGCCATGCACGATGTGCTCGGCTGGCCGCTGAAGATCACGGTTTCCGGTGTGACCGGCTTCGACTGGAAGCTGGGCATCTGGGTGGGCCAGAAGGGCCTCCCCGAGCAACCGGTGCCGCAAGGTTTCGACTACGACTTCTGGCTCGGGCCCGCGCCGAAGAAGCCCTACAACGAGAACCGCACCCACGCGAAGTTCCGCGGCTACTGGGACTACGATGGCGGTGGCCTTGGCGACATGGGCCAGCATTACCTGGATCCCGCGCAGTACATCCTGAACAAGGACGACACCGCGCCGATCTCCGTGGAGATCGATGCCGATCCGCAGGATGCCGATGCGATCGGCACCTGGCGCCGCATCGAGTTCACCTATGCCGATGGCTGCAAGGTGATCCTCGACGGTGCGAACGCGGACAAGGACGCCAAGTACATCGAAGGTCCGAAAGGCTGGATCACGAAGGGCTTCGAATCGAACATCCCCGATCTGGAGAAGAAGCTTGCTGGGCTGCCTGATCCGGAGCCGCAGATCACCGACTTCCACGAAAGCGTCCGGACCCGGAAGAAGTTCGCGCTGAATGAACAGAACGGCTTCTGGTCCTGCACGATGGTCAACATGGGCGTCACGGCCCATCGCCTGAACAAGAGCCTGAAGTTCGACCCGAAGACCCTTAAGTTCGACGACGAGGAAGCGAACAAGCTGATCCATCAGCCGATGCGCGGGCCTTGGAAGATCGAGGTGTAA
- a CDS encoding MFS transporter, producing the protein MMQKSSSSGVTTRLSVMMFLQFFVWGAWFVTIGVYLRQGVNFQEGIGTAYSVGPIAAIIAPVFLGFIADRFFPTQVVLGALHLIGGALMLMVPWSIQQELAGHKGLFFWMLLGYMLCYMPTLGLTNTLAMRNIQDSEKQFPVIRVFGTIGWIAAGFLVGTLLKADATALPLQIAAGASFALGIYSFLLPNTPPIGKGQKMSLSQTLGLESLGMLKDFNFLIFALASMLICIPLQAYYAYAATFITDAGFGSAAGTMFWGQISEIFFMLIIPLLFSRLGVKWMLAIGMACWVLRYALFALGAPEGVKWMIFTGILLHGICYDFFFVTGQIYTDKKAPNAIRGQAQGFLVLLTQGVGMYVGAKLNEYFFTQKVGTVTGGSALAVWPSFWWVPASLAGGILIFFFVMFRDRMKPTVDEVIEEAGSTPETIQ; encoded by the coding sequence ATGATGCAAAAATCGTCGAGTTCCGGCGTCACCACGCGCCTGTCAGTCATGATGTTCCTGCAGTTTTTCGTCTGGGGAGCGTGGTTCGTGACCATCGGGGTCTATTTGCGCCAAGGGGTGAATTTCCAGGAAGGGATCGGCACGGCCTATTCCGTGGGCCCGATCGCGGCGATCATCGCGCCGGTCTTTCTCGGCTTCATCGCGGACCGCTTTTTCCCGACGCAAGTCGTGCTGGGTGCCCTGCATCTCATCGGCGGGGCTCTGATGCTGATGGTTCCGTGGTCGATCCAGCAGGAGCTGGCCGGGCACAAGGGCCTCTTCTTCTGGATGCTGCTGGGCTACATGCTCTGCTACATGCCCACGCTGGGCCTGACGAACACACTGGCGATGCGGAACATCCAGGACTCGGAGAAGCAATTTCCGGTCATTCGCGTCTTCGGCACGATCGGCTGGATCGCCGCAGGCTTTCTGGTCGGCACCCTCCTGAAGGCGGATGCCACCGCGCTGCCGCTGCAGATTGCCGCCGGAGCCAGCTTTGCGCTGGGCATCTATTCCTTCCTGCTGCCGAACACCCCGCCGATCGGCAAGGGCCAGAAGATGTCGCTCTCCCAAACGCTCGGCCTTGAGTCGCTGGGCATGCTGAAGGACTTCAATTTCCTGATCTTCGCGCTGGCCTCGATGCTGATCTGCATCCCGCTGCAGGCCTACTACGCGTATGCCGCGACCTTCATCACGGATGCCGGCTTCGGATCCGCTGCGGGGACGATGTTCTGGGGCCAAATCTCGGAAATCTTCTTCATGCTGATCATCCCGCTGCTCTTCTCCCGCCTCGGCGTGAAGTGGATGCTGGCGATCGGCATGGCGTGCTGGGTGCTGCGATACGCGCTCTTCGCCCTCGGCGCTCCGGAAGGGGTGAAGTGGATGATCTTCACGGGCATCCTGCTCCACGGCATCTGCTATGACTTCTTCTTCGTCACCGGCCAGATCTACACCGACAAGAAGGCACCGAACGCGATCCGCGGCCAGGCTCAGGGCTTCCTCGTCCTGCTGACGCAGGGCGTGGGCATGTATGTCGGCGCGAAGCTGAACGAGTATTTCTTCACGCAGAAGGTGGGCACGGTCACGGGCGGCTCCGCCCTCGCCGTGTGGCCGTCCTTCTGGTGGGTGCCTGCCTCGCTTGCAGGAGGCATCCTCATCTTCTTCTTCGTGATGTTCCGCGATCGTATGAAACCGACCGTGGACGAAGTAATCGAGGAAGCAGGATCCACTCCCGAAACCATCCAATGA
- a CDS encoding Gfo/Idh/MocA family protein: protein MNSPSLSRRQILAGGAAAAAVAGFPNLLLGQGVNNAKLKIGLIGCGGRGTGAAQQALSADENVVLWALGDAFPEAITGSLQGLQSFGAKVDVPAERQFSGLDAYQKVIESGVDVVLLAAPPGFRPQHLRAAIEAGKHVFAEKPMAIDVTGVKSVMESAKLAKQKGVAIQHGYCWRFAPGVRELYAKVTSGELGKVYSVYGTYMGSPPKPLQPGMKKPDDMSDVEWQLRWWTNFEWVSGGPLLEQAIHTVDKIAWAMGDVAPIAAVANGGRAYRTDAGNVYDHYNIAYEYPGGVICHLGERQYLGCHTEVIDRIYCEKGTAVAPASPMVLGPDGKKRQWMYRAPEGSEQNMYQVCHNEFFAALRKGEIINTGEYMANSTMLGLLGREAAHTGQRVTWDEMWASAQDQAPDDLKMDSSFAIAPLPVPGVHKLA from the coding sequence ATGAATTCACCATCCCTTTCCCGTCGCCAGATCCTTGCCGGTGGTGCCGCAGCCGCGGCCGTCGCCGGATTCCCGAATCTCCTGCTCGGCCAAGGCGTGAACAACGCGAAGCTGAAGATCGGCCTGATCGGCTGCGGTGGCCGTGGCACCGGTGCCGCCCAGCAGGCGCTCTCCGCCGATGAAAACGTGGTGCTCTGGGCACTGGGCGACGCTTTCCCGGAAGCGATCACGGGCAGTCTCCAAGGCCTGCAGAGCTTTGGCGCGAAGGTGGATGTGCCCGCCGAGCGCCAATTCTCCGGCCTCGATGCCTACCAGAAGGTAATTGAAAGCGGTGTGGACGTGGTGCTTCTCGCGGCGCCTCCAGGATTCCGCCCCCAGCACCTCCGCGCTGCCATCGAGGCAGGCAAGCACGTCTTCGCCGAGAAGCCGATGGCCATCGACGTGACCGGCGTGAAGTCCGTCATGGAATCCGCCAAGCTGGCGAAGCAGAAGGGCGTGGCGATCCAGCACGGCTACTGCTGGCGTTTTGCTCCCGGCGTGCGTGAACTTTACGCGAAGGTCACCTCTGGCGAACTGGGCAAGGTTTACTCCGTTTACGGCACCTACATGGGCAGCCCGCCGAAGCCGCTGCAGCCTGGGATGAAGAAGCCGGACGACATGTCCGATGTGGAGTGGCAGCTCCGCTGGTGGACGAATTTCGAATGGGTGAGCGGCGGCCCGCTTCTCGAACAGGCCATCCACACCGTGGACAAGATCGCCTGGGCCATGGGAGACGTCGCGCCGATCGCTGCCGTGGCAAATGGTGGCCGCGCCTACCGCACCGATGCGGGCAACGTGTACGATCATTACAACATCGCCTACGAATATCCGGGCGGTGTGATCTGCCACCTCGGCGAGCGCCAGTACCTTGGCTGCCACACCGAGGTGATCGACCGCATCTACTGTGAGAAGGGCACTGCGGTGGCTCCGGCTTCCCCGATGGTCCTCGGACCGGATGGCAAAAAGCGCCAGTGGATGTATCGCGCCCCGGAAGGCAGCGAACAGAACATGTATCAGGTCTGCCACAACGAGTTCTTCGCCGCGCTCCGCAAGGGCGAGATCATCAACACCGGCGAGTACATGGCAAATAGCACCATGCTCGGCCTCCTTGGCCGCGAGGCTGCCCATACCGGCCAGCGCGTCACTTGGGATGAGATGTGGGCTTCGGCCCAGGATCAGGCTCCCGATGATCTGAAGATGGATTCCAGCTTTGCGATCGCGCCGCTGCCGGTGCCCGGTGTCCACAAGCTCGCCTGA
- a CDS encoding formylglycine-generating enzyme family protein has product MNRLSLLSFALLLAPALAKDEAAPQELPNPQSFPVTEKIFEVVKKKADAPASADGMKPYTETVPSAKNATFDMVPLPAGEFTIGSPASEAGRKDNEGPQVKVALDAFWIGKCEMTWDVYRGFMENGKSRNKDGTLDRDSNNKTSEAPEIKDGETLVDVVSQPTPAYVPMHFEMGEGYGAGWPAIAMTHHAASKFCEWLTAQTGHYYRLPTEAEWEYACRAGTSTAYSFGDDASKLGDYAWNQENAEYTYHKVGQKKPNPWGLFDMHGNVSEWCLDAYLPDAYAKWQPGVKNPWNPAVNRYPHVTRGGHYYEGGPETLRSAVRVPSDPSWKAIDPQNPKSIWYLTSNQYIGFRVVRPMSVPDVKVMHKMWNTGPGPSE; this is encoded by the coding sequence ATGAACCGCCTTTCGCTTCTCTCTTTCGCCCTGCTGCTGGCGCCCGCGCTGGCCAAGGATGAAGCCGCTCCGCAGGAACTGCCGAACCCGCAGTCCTTTCCCGTCACCGAGAAAATCTTCGAGGTGGTGAAGAAGAAGGCGGATGCGCCAGCTTCGGCGGACGGGATGAAACCGTACACCGAGACGGTGCCTTCCGCGAAGAATGCCACCTTCGACATGGTGCCACTGCCTGCCGGTGAATTCACCATCGGCTCGCCCGCGAGCGAAGCGGGGCGCAAGGACAACGAAGGCCCGCAGGTGAAGGTCGCACTGGATGCGTTCTGGATCGGCAAGTGCGAGATGACTTGGGACGTCTATCGCGGCTTCATGGAAAACGGGAAGTCGCGCAACAAGGACGGCACCCTCGACCGTGACTCGAACAACAAGACTTCCGAAGCTCCCGAGATCAAGGACGGCGAGACCCTGGTGGATGTGGTCAGCCAGCCGACTCCCGCTTACGTGCCGATGCACTTCGAGATGGGTGAAGGCTACGGCGCGGGGTGGCCTGCCATCGCGATGACTCATCATGCCGCGAGCAAGTTCTGCGAGTGGCTCACAGCCCAGACCGGCCATTATTACCGCCTGCCCACCGAGGCAGAGTGGGAGTATGCCTGCCGTGCGGGAACCAGCACCGCCTACTCCTTTGGCGATGACGCCTCGAAGCTCGGCGACTACGCATGGAATCAGGAGAACGCGGAATACACCTATCACAAGGTCGGCCAGAAGAAGCCGAATCCTTGGGGGCTCTTCGACATGCACGGGAACGTTTCCGAGTGGTGCCTCGATGCCTACTTGCCGGATGCGTATGCCAAGTGGCAGCCGGGGGTAAAGAATCCCTGGAACCCTGCGGTGAACCGTTATCCGCACGTCACCCGCGGCGGTCACTACTATGAGGGCGGTCCGGAGACCCTGCGTTCCGCGGTGCGTGTCCCGTCCGATCCTTCATGGAAGGCGATTGATCCACAGAATCCGAAGTCGATCTGGTACCTTACCAGCAATCAATACATCGGCTTCCGTGTGGTGCGCCCCATGTCCGTGCCGGACGTGAAGGTGATGCACAAGATGTGGAACACCGGCCCTGGCCCGAGCGAGTAG
- a CDS encoding FtsX-like permease family protein — protein sequence MARRSFSLMLAWRYLNPRRAMLSAVTLISVTGVLLGVLVLVVVMAVYAGLERTVKDRLLGFTPHVKLEYVPFGGFREPISDWRETADKIKQVPGVHSATAFVQEYVLMIDEATRKRPVFFRGVDTQDPSQVTGLEKLLDEDYPGSSADMGLDNRIVISSIIAKQFGLHPGDKVKFLSAQNLNEMERIDRIRKRPALHEEFAAQLGTAKEGLKTALTPHEGKLLLKNDDYNKFFFPLTDVYNIDDIRDPEREILGQFLALFESGNTTNDGVLLDSDVPQKATEALDELDKVNVKELNAEILDGFMEIVLPKEATVIGVYGASQMALTPDVFMPLPLAQELAGLQGAVQGIAVRLDDPYQAHITGQKFASMMPPGWHAVTWMEEFGEFSNLINQQRVMMYFALSFIILVSAFSMMAVMFTVTIQKRREIGVMKALGAAPGQIVRVFVNQGMILGFVGSVLGVVSGLVVIRFRGTLQDVLRGFGFDPFPKSFHGFQVLPAHVNPMEVTVIAIAAFILCSLAAFVPAFFAARSDAAKSLRNL from the coding sequence ATGGCCCGTCGTTCCTTCAGCCTGATGCTTGCCTGGCGCTACCTCAATCCGCGCCGCGCAATGCTTTCCGCCGTCACGCTCATATCCGTGACCGGCGTGCTGCTGGGCGTGCTGGTGCTGGTGGTGGTCATGGCCGTCTATGCCGGCCTCGAGCGCACCGTGAAGGACCGCCTGCTCGGTTTCACGCCGCACGTGAAGCTGGAGTATGTTCCCTTCGGCGGCTTCCGTGAGCCGATTTCCGATTGGCGCGAAACGGCGGACAAGATCAAGCAGGTGCCCGGAGTCCATTCCGCGACCGCCTTCGTGCAGGAGTACGTCCTGATGATCGATGAGGCTACGCGCAAGCGCCCGGTCTTCTTCCGCGGCGTGGATACCCAGGACCCCTCGCAGGTGACGGGACTCGAAAAGCTCCTGGACGAAGATTATCCCGGCAGCAGCGCCGACATGGGCCTCGATAACCGCATCGTGATCTCTTCGATCATCGCGAAGCAGTTCGGACTGCACCCGGGCGACAAGGTGAAGTTCCTCTCCGCGCAAAACTTGAACGAGATGGAGCGCATCGACCGGATCCGGAAGAGGCCGGCCTTGCACGAAGAATTCGCGGCTCAGTTGGGAACCGCCAAGGAGGGCTTGAAAACGGCGCTCACCCCGCATGAAGGGAAACTGCTGCTGAAGAACGATGACTATAACAAGTTCTTCTTCCCGCTCACCGACGTCTACAACATCGACGATATCCGCGATCCCGAGCGCGAGATCCTTGGACAATTCCTAGCTCTCTTCGAATCGGGCAATACGACGAACGATGGGGTTTTGCTCGATTCCGATGTGCCGCAGAAGGCGACGGAAGCCTTGGACGAATTGGACAAGGTCAACGTGAAGGAACTGAATGCGGAGATCCTCGATGGCTTCATGGAGATCGTGCTTCCCAAGGAAGCAACCGTCATCGGCGTCTATGGTGCTTCACAGATGGCACTGACTCCGGATGTCTTCATGCCTCTGCCGCTTGCCCAGGAGCTCGCCGGACTGCAAGGAGCGGTGCAGGGAATCGCGGTGCGCTTGGATGATCCCTATCAGGCTCACATCACCGGGCAGAAGTTTGCCTCCATGATGCCGCCGGGCTGGCATGCAGTGACTTGGATGGAGGAGTTCGGCGAATTCTCGAATCTCATCAACCAGCAGCGCGTGATGATGTACTTCGCGCTCTCCTTCATCATTCTCGTATCCGCCTTCTCCATGATGGCGGTGATGTTCACGGTCACGATCCAGAAGCGTCGCGAGATCGGCGTGATGAAGGCGCTGGGCGCGGCACCGGGCCAGATCGTCCGGGTATTCGTGAACCAAGGCATGATTCTCGGCTTCGTCGGCTCGGTTCTGGGCGTGGTATCGGGGCTCGTCGTGATCCGCTTCCGCGGCACCTTGCAGGATGTCCTGCGGGGTTTCGGCTTCGATCCCTTCCCGAAATCCTTCCACGGATTCCAGGTCCTGCCGGCTCATGTGAATCCGATGGAAGTGACCGTCATCGCGATCGCGGCGTTCATCCTCTGCTCGCTTGCTGCCTTCGTGCCGGCCTTCTTCGCGGCGCGTAGTGATGCGGCGAAATCGTTGCGGAACCTCTAA
- a CDS encoding flotillin family protein: MNLLSSIPLAQTSSAAVIASLVVGAVIVLVVTSMVLFSMFYRKAQRGQALIRTGARGTRVSFNGFTVIPVLERLETMDISLKRVEIDRTAKNGLICKDNMRADIKVAFFVRVNQTDEDVLRVAQSVGCDRASNTEEIRSLFDAKFSEALKTVGKRFDFTELYEERETFRDEIIKIIGTNLNGFVLDDAAIDYLEQTPIEALDPDNILDAEGIKKITELTAAQAKLANHIQRDKEKVIKQQDVEAREAILELERQLSETEAKQKREVESVRAREEAETQKVREEERQKSERARIAAQEEIDVATQNKDRQVLVAQRNKERTDVVEVERVKRDQELESIERERITTLKAIEKEKAVEVEKKAIQDVIKERVAVEKLVVAEQERIKDTEAFAGADRQKQVKVTLAEAQAQEEMIRKIKEAEATQEAAKLRADQDLYERIKSAEASKKSAELKAEEVVISAEAEQAASEKQALAKKLLAEATAKEAAASGLGEVEVMLAKADATQKQGTADAEVNRLKFEAEAEGINKKAEAMKLLESAGQSHEEFKLRLEKEKAVDLAGINIQKDIAEAQAKVMGEAMKAAKIEIIGGEGKFFDQIAGAISRGKSVDRMVENSAVLADVKDTFFNGDPEYFKAQLREWAGQFGVTAEDVKNLSVGAILGKLLVDATGDDRRKLLSFLGTADRFGLADEKAAKVLR; this comes from the coding sequence ATGAACCTCCTGTCCTCCATCCCTCTTGCCCAGACCTCGTCGGCTGCTGTCATTGCATCCCTCGTAGTCGGCGCTGTCATTGTTCTGGTGGTTACCAGCATGGTCTTGTTTTCGATGTTCTATCGAAAGGCCCAGCGCGGCCAGGCCCTGATCCGCACCGGCGCGCGCGGTACCAGGGTGTCGTTCAATGGTTTCACCGTGATCCCCGTGCTGGAACGCTTGGAGACGATGGACATTTCCTTGAAGCGGGTGGAGATCGACCGGACCGCGAAGAACGGCTTGATCTGTAAGGATAACATGCGCGCGGACATCAAGGTGGCCTTCTTCGTGCGGGTGAACCAGACCGATGAAGACGTGCTGCGTGTCGCGCAATCCGTCGGCTGTGATCGCGCCTCGAACACCGAGGAAATCCGTTCGCTCTTCGATGCGAAGTTCTCCGAAGCGCTCAAGACCGTCGGCAAGCGCTTCGATTTCACCGAGCTTTACGAGGAGCGCGAGACCTTCCGCGACGAGATCATCAAGATCATTGGCACCAACCTGAACGGCTTCGTGCTGGACGATGCTGCGATCGACTATCTGGAGCAGACGCCGATCGAGGCGCTTGATCCGGATAACATTCTCGACGCCGAAGGCATCAAGAAGATCACCGAGCTGACCGCTGCGCAGGCGAAGCTCGCGAACCACATCCAGCGCGACAAGGAGAAGGTCATCAAGCAACAGGACGTGGAAGCCCGCGAGGCCATCCTCGAACTGGAGCGCCAGCTTTCCGAAACGGAGGCCAAGCAGAAGCGCGAGGTCGAGAGCGTCCGTGCCCGCGAGGAAGCGGAAACCCAAAAGGTCCGCGAAGAGGAACGCCAGAAGTCCGAGCGCGCCCGCATTGCCGCGCAGGAAGAGATCGATGTCGCGACCCAGAACAAGGATCGCCAGGTCCTCGTGGCCCAGCGCAACAAGGAGCGCACCGACGTGGTCGAAGTGGAACGCGTGAAGCGCGACCAGGAACTCGAGTCGATCGAGCGCGAGCGCATCACCACGCTTAAAGCCATTGAGAAGGAGAAGGCCGTGGAAGTGGAGAAGAAGGCGATCCAGGATGTCATCAAGGAACGCGTCGCGGTCGAGAAGCTGGTTGTGGCCGAGCAAGAGCGCATCAAGGACACCGAGGCCTTTGCCGGCGCAGACCGCCAGAAGCAGGTCAAGGTGACGCTTGCCGAAGCGCAGGCTCAGGAAGAAATGATCCGCAAGATCAAGGAAGCTGAAGCCACGCAGGAAGCTGCCAAGCTCCGTGCCGACCAGGATCTCTACGAGCGCATCAAGTCTGCTGAGGCTTCGAAGAAGTCGGCCGAACTCAAGGCCGAAGAGGTCGTCATTTCCGCGGAAGCCGAACAGGCCGCCAGCGAGAAGCAGGCGCTTGCCAAGAAGCTGCTCGCGGAAGCTACCGCGAAGGAAGCCGCCGCCTCCGGCCTCGGCGAGGTCGAGGTCATGCTTGCGAAGGCAGACGCCACGCAGAAGCAAGGCACTGCGGATGCCGAAGTGAACCGCCTCAAGTTCGAAGCGGAAGCCGAAGGCATCAACAAGAAGGCCGAGGCCATGAAGCTGCTCGAGTCCGCCGGCCAGTCGCACGAAGAATTCAAGCTCCGCCTAGAGAAGGAGAAGGCGGTGGACCTCGCGGGTATCAATATCCAGAAGGATATCGCCGAGGCCCAGGCCAAGGTGATGGGCGAAGCCATGAAAGCCGCGAAGATCGAGATCATCGGCGGCGAAGGGAAGTTCTTCGACCAGATCGCGGGCGCCATTTCCCGCGGCAAATCGGTGGACCGCATGGTCGAGAACAGCGCCGTGCTCGCCGACGTGAAGGACACCTTCTTCAACGGCGATCCGGAATACTTCAAGGCACAGCTCCGTGAATGGGCCGGCCAGTTCGGAGTCACCGCGGAAGATGTGAAGAACCTCAGCGTCGGAGCGATCCTCGGAAAGCTCCTCGTCGACGCCACCGGTGACGACCGCCGCAAGCTCCTGTCCTTCCTCGGCACCGCCGACCGCTTCGGCCTGGCGGACGAGAAGGCAGCGAAGGTGCTGCGTTGA
- a CDS encoding GxxExxY protein codes for MSDPIYKQESYEVMGACFEVYKEMGAGFVEPIYHECLDREMTSRNIPFVHHAGLALTYKGQPLRLSYEADFVIHSKIVLEVKAVKRLDDSHRVQLLNYLKATGFQLGLLVNYGRVGGLEWERIVLSDWLTQQRRVPDLL; via the coding sequence ATGAGTGATCCAATCTATAAGCAAGAAAGCTATGAGGTAATGGGCGCATGCTTCGAGGTCTACAAAGAGATGGGTGCTGGATTTGTCGAACCGATCTACCACGAATGCCTCGACCGGGAAATGACCTCGCGGAACATTCCCTTTGTGCATCACGCCGGACTGGCCTTGACATACAAAGGCCAGCCTTTGCGGCTCAGCTATGAAGCGGATTTCGTAATACATTCGAAGATCGTCCTTGAGGTGAAAGCCGTGAAACGTCTCGACGATTCCCATCGCGTCCAACTTCTCAACTACCTTAAGGCAACCGGCTTTCAGTTGGGACTTCTGGTCAATTACGGCCGCGTGGGCGGTTTGGAATGGGAGCGCATTGTCCTATCGGACTGGCTCACGCAACAACGTCGAGTTCCTGATCTCCTCTAA